A portion of the Paenibacillus marchantiae genome contains these proteins:
- a CDS encoding helix-turn-helix transcriptional regulator: MSVIEDRIGPKYRIGESSFTIEHMSRHEGNAMPQPHAHPFYELYYLLEGERVYSMNGQLLTARKGDLILINPHDVHTTSKGSIPGFERILIGFSPSFATGMELGICGLLPFDRSRLLHFPDAEQPEIERMLWQMLQECRERRTHYDIVVRSLLAQILIQIHRVEEDTRQSSPVPHHPMQDKISEIVTYVNNHYTEPLTLEEAAARFYISPSYLSRMFSRFTGFRFSEYLRVTRVREAQRRLLSTQERVQMIAEKVGFEHTAHFNKTFKQVTGTTPLRYRKEHR, translated from the coding sequence ATGAGTGTTATAGAGGATCGGATTGGACCCAAATATCGAATTGGCGAGAGTTCATTCACCATTGAACACATGAGCAGACACGAAGGGAACGCCATGCCACAGCCTCACGCCCACCCTTTTTATGAACTGTATTATCTGCTTGAAGGAGAACGCGTCTATTCCATGAATGGTCAGCTTCTTACCGCCCGCAAAGGTGATTTGATCCTGATCAATCCCCATGATGTACATACGACGTCCAAAGGAAGTATTCCCGGCTTTGAACGAATCCTGATCGGATTCTCGCCTTCTTTTGCCACCGGGATGGAGCTTGGAATATGTGGTCTGCTTCCCTTCGATCGTTCAAGGCTGCTGCACTTTCCTGATGCGGAACAGCCCGAGATCGAACGAATGTTATGGCAGATGCTGCAAGAATGCAGGGAGCGCCGAACTCATTATGACATCGTGGTGAGAAGCCTACTTGCCCAGATCCTGATTCAGATCCACCGGGTTGAAGAAGATACTCGGCAATCCTCTCCGGTCCCGCATCATCCCATGCAGGATAAGATCAGTGAGATCGTCACTTATGTAAACAATCATTATACCGAGCCCCTTACGTTGGAAGAGGCCGCAGCGCGATTTTATATCAGTCCATCCTATTTGAGCCGGATGTTCAGCCGTTTTACCGGATTTCGCTTCAGTGAATATTTGCGTGTTACCCGGGTTCGGGAGGCACAGAGACGTTTACTGTCCACTCAGGAACGGGTGCAAATGATTGCGGAGAAGGTCGGATTTGAGCATACAGCCCATTTTAATAAAACGTTTAAACAGGTGACCGGGACCACGCCGCTTCGCTATCGCAAAGAACATCGATAG